The window ACCAAACCCTTACTTTCTTCACTCATCGCATACGGTGTTACTTGTTCCTTACGCTACCTTGTTTTTATCAGGTCGTTAGGGCAAACATCTCCGAGTCTGAATGCTTTCGCTGCAGGACGAGCCGCTGCTTACAAAATGTTTGAGACCATCAGCAGAAGCCCCAAGATCGATGCTTACGACATGAGCGGTTCTGTTCTTGAGGATATTAAAGGAGACATTGAGCTGAAAGATGTCTACTTTAGGTATCCGGCAAGGCCTGACGTTCAGATCTTCGCTGGATTCTCGCTCTTTGTACCGAACGGCACGACCATGGCTCTTGTCGGACAGAGCGGAAGCGGGAAGTCAACGGTTATCAGTTTAATCGAGAGGTTCTATGATCCGGAATCAGGAGAAGTGTTGATAGACAATGTTAACTTGAAGAACCTTCAGCTCAAGTGGATTAGAAGCAAAATAGGTTTGGTTAGTCAAGAGCCTGTTCTGTTTGCGACAACAATTAAAGAAAACATTGCTTACGGGAAAGAAGACGCTACTGAAGAGGAGATTCGAACCGCTATCGAGCTTGCAAACGCTGCCAAGTTCATTGACAAGCTTCCACAGGTGTCTTAAAACATTAAAGACAATAACTAAGCTTAAAGTGATCtgcttgtgtttttttttttttaatgaagcTGTCTTGTTTTTTTAGGGCTTGGACACGATGGTTGGAGAGCACGGGACGCAAATGTCTGGAGGACAGAAACAGAGGCTAGCAATAGCTAGGGCGATTTTGAAAAACCCTAAGATCTTGCTTCTAGACGAAGCAACAAGTGCATTAGACGCTGAATCCGAACGCATTGTCCAAGACGCGCTTGTGAACCTTATGTCGAACCGGACTACCGTCGTGGTGGCTCACCGTTTGACAACAATCAAAACCGCAGACGCAATCGCAGTTGTTCACCATGGTAAAATCGTCGAAAAAGGTAACCGTCGCTAAACCTAAACCTGTTTTGAAACAGTGACGTGCTTTCCAAGTAACCCGTTTGTGGATGTGTTTTGGCAGGGACTCACGATGAGATGATACAAGATCCAGAAGGAGCTTATTCACAGCTGGTTCGTCTTCAAGAAGGGTCAAAGGACAAAGCTACCGAATCAGAGGTTCCTGAGACGAGCTCCGGCCTTGAGAGATCAGGAAGCCAGAGGCTATCATCAGCGATGAGAAGATCCTTTAGCCGAGACTCATCGAGCAGCCGCCACTCTTTCTCTCTAGCGTCAAACATCTTCATTCCAGCAGCGGTTAACGTTAACGAGACCGACGAAAACGAGCAAGAGACACGAACCGTGAGGCACAAGAAAGTGTCACTGAAACGGCTAGCTAACCTCAACAAACCGGAGCTTCCGGTACTGATTCTTGGTTCGTTGGCTGCAATGGCTCACGGGACGTTGTTTCCTATCTTCGGTTTGCTGCTTTCGAGCTCCATCAACATGTTCTACTACCCAGCAGAGAAGTTGAAGAAAGATTCACGTTTCTGGGCGTTGATCTACATCGCTCTCGGTGTAGCTAACTTCGTCGTGATTCCGGTTCAAAACTACTTGTTTGGTGTTGCTGGAGGGAAGCTGATTAAACGCATCCGGTCCATGTCGTTTGATAAAGTGGTTCATCAAGAAATCAGTTGGTTCGATGACACTGCAAACTCCAGGTAATAATATTTCTCTTGTGTAATCGctaaaagtgtttttttttttgttacttgtTTCGTGACGTTTATTTGTGTTATGTTTCAGCGGTGCGATTGGAGCGAGATTGTCCACGGATGCTACAACAGTGAGGAGTTTGGTAGGAGATGCGTTGGCGTTGATAGTGCAAAACATAGCGACTGTAACCGCCGGTTTGATAATAGCGTTTACTGCGAACTGGATGCTAGCTCTTGTAATTCTTGCCGTCTCACCGTTTATGGTCATGCAAGGATATGTTCAAACCAAGTTCCTGACCGGTTTTAGCGCGGATGCTAAGGTTTAATAGTTGTTACTTCTCTTTTAGTTCAGTTCCGGTTTAGTCAGATTGGTTTTAATTTATTGATCTGGTTTATCCCGGTTTAGATGATGTATGAAGAAGCGAGTCAAGTGGCGAATGACGCAGTAAGCAGCATACGAACGATTGCATCTTTCTGCGCAGAGGACAAGGTGATGGATTTATACCAACAGAAATGCGACGGACCGAAGAAGCAAGGCGTCCGGTTAGGTCTCGTCAGTGGCGCCGGTTTCGGTTCTTCTTTCTTCGTTCTCTATTGCACCAATGCTTTGTGTTTCTTCATCGGTGCCTTGTTGGTTCAACAAGGTAGAGCCACGTTCGGTGAAGTCTTCAAGGTATATAAGgagaaaaccaaaacaaaattccCGGTTTAACTAATATCCGGTTTGGTTTACTGATCTTAAGTTTGTAATTTG of the Brassica rapa cultivar Chiifu-401-42 chromosome A03, CAAS_Brap_v3.01, whole genome shotgun sequence genome contains:
- the LOC103860964 gene encoding ABC transporter B family member 9; the encoded protein is MKKEEERDEKMEKNGGENQKVSFFKLFSFADKTDVALMVIGTISAVANGVTQPLMTLIFGQLINAFGTTDPDHMVKEVWKVAVQFIYLAVYSCIVAFLQVSCWMVTGERQSATIRGLYLKTILRQDIGFFDTETTTGEVIGRMSGDTILIQDAMGEKVGKFLQLVATFLGGFAIAFIKGPELAAVLLGCIPLIVIAGGAMSLIMSKMAGRGQVAYAEAGNVVEQTVGAIRTVVAFTGEKQATEKYESKLEIAYKTMVTQGLISGLGLGTMLAVIFCSYSLAVWYGAKLIIGKGYNGGQVINVIFAVLTGGMSLGQTSPSLNAFAAGRAAAYKMFETISRSPKIDAYDMSGSVLEDIKGDIELKDVYFRYPARPDVQIFAGFSLFVPNGTTMALVGQSGSGKSTVISLIERFYDPESGEVLIDNVNLKNLQLKWIRSKIGLVSQEPVLFATTIKENIAYGKEDATEEEIRTAIELANAAKFIDKLPQGLDTMVGEHGTQMSGGQKQRLAIARAILKNPKILLLDEATSALDAESERIVQDALVNLMSNRTTVVVAHRLTTIKTADAIAVVHHGKIVEKGTHDEMIQDPEGAYSQLVRLQEGSKDKATESEVPETSSGLERSGSQRLSSAMRRSFSRDSSSSRHSFSLASNIFIPAAVNVNETDENEQETRTVRHKKVSLKRLANLNKPELPVLILGSLAAMAHGTLFPIFGLLLSSSINMFYYPAEKLKKDSRFWALIYIALGVANFVVIPVQNYLFGVAGGKLIKRIRSMSFDKVVHQEISWFDDTANSSGAIGARLSTDATTVRSLVGDALALIVQNIATVTAGLIIAFTANWMLALVILAVSPFMVMQGYVQTKFLTGFSADAKMMYEEASQVANDAVSSIRTIASFCAEDKVMDLYQQKCDGPKKQGVRLGLVSGAGFGSSFFVLYCTNALCFFIGALLVQQGRATFGEVFKVFFALTITAIGVSQTSAMAPDSNKAKDSAASIFDILDSKPKIDSSSDEGTTLQNVNGDIEFRHVSFRYPMRPDVQIFRDLCLNIPSGKTVALVGESGSGKSTVISMIERFYNPDSGMILIDQVEIQTFKLSWLRQQMGLVSQEPILFNETIRSNIAYGKTGGATEEEIISAAQAANAHNFISSLPQGYETSVGERGVQLSGGQKQRIAIARAILKDPKILLLDEATSALDAESERVVQDALDRVMVNRTTVVVAHRLTTIKNADVIAVVKNGVIAEKGRHETLMKISGGAYASLVTLHMTSN